One Novosphingobium sp. EMRT-2 DNA segment encodes these proteins:
- a CDS encoding acyl-CoA dehydrogenase family protein, with protein sequence MSDLDSFRQEIRAWLEANCPPEMREPVRDEGDVCWGGRRFQFKNAAQKNWLERCVAKGYTVPDWPKAYGGAGLSPAEAKVWREECARIGARPPLSSFGIWMLGPALLKFGTEEQKVHYLGQIARGEIRWCQGYSEPGSGSDLVSLQTFGEDKGDHWVVNGQKIWTSYADKADWIFCLVRTDKTNKYQGISFLLFDMESPGVTTKPIKLISGSSPFCETFFDNVKVPKAQIVGQLNRGWDVAKYLLGHEREMISGAGGSDRLTTIGAVIARNGLEDPILRAELAQFDVDALAYTAMGEKFLDEIKVGKAHPAQPNMMKYAGTELNKRRHELLMAAGGSTALEWESEATSGGTPARSWLRTKANSIEGGTSEVMLNVIAKRILDLPGA encoded by the coding sequence ATGTCTGATCTGGACAGTTTCCGTCAGGAAATCCGCGCGTGGCTGGAAGCCAACTGCCCGCCGGAAATGCGCGAACCGGTGCGCGACGAAGGCGATGTATGCTGGGGCGGACGGCGCTTCCAGTTCAAGAACGCGGCGCAGAAGAACTGGCTCGAACGCTGCGTGGCCAAGGGCTATACCGTGCCCGATTGGCCCAAGGCCTATGGCGGCGCGGGCCTGTCGCCGGCCGAAGCGAAGGTCTGGCGCGAGGAATGCGCCCGGATCGGCGCGCGCCCGCCGCTGTCGAGCTTCGGCATCTGGATGCTGGGGCCGGCGCTGCTGAAGTTCGGCACCGAGGAGCAGAAGGTCCACTATCTGGGCCAGATCGCGCGCGGCGAAATCCGCTGGTGCCAGGGCTATTCCGAACCCGGATCGGGCTCCGACCTCGTCTCGCTCCAGACCTTCGGCGAAGATAAGGGCGATCACTGGGTGGTCAACGGCCAGAAGATCTGGACCTCCTATGCCGACAAGGCCGACTGGATCTTCTGCCTGGTCCGCACCGACAAGACCAACAAGTACCAGGGCATTTCCTTCCTGCTGTTCGACATGGAAAGCCCCGGCGTCACCACCAAGCCGATCAAGCTGATTTCGGGCAGTTCACCGTTCTGCGAGACATTCTTTGACAACGTGAAGGTGCCCAAGGCGCAGATCGTCGGCCAGCTCAACCGCGGCTGGGACGTGGCGAAATACCTGCTGGGCCACGAGCGCGAGATGATCTCGGGCGCGGGCGGCAGCGACCGGCTGACCACGATCGGCGCGGTGATCGCGCGGAACGGGCTGGAAGACCCGATCCTGCGCGCCGAACTGGCGCAGTTCGATGTCGATGCGCTGGCCTATACCGCGATGGGCGAGAAGTTCCTCGACGAGATCAAGGTGGGCAAGGCGCATCCGGCGCAGCCCAACATGATGAAGTACGCCGGCACCGAGCTGAACAAGCGCCGCCACGAACTGCTCATGGCGGCCGGTGGCAGCACCGCGCTGGAATGGGAAAGCGAAGCGACCAGCGGCGGCACGCCGGCGCGGTCGTGGCTGCGGACCAAGGCGAACTCGATCGAGGGTGGCACTAGCGAGGTCATGCTCAACGTGATCGCCAAGCGCATCCTGGACCTTCCGGGGGCCTGA
- a CDS encoding SDR family NAD(P)-dependent oxidoreductase, translated as MRFEGKTVVVTGAASGIGRATALKFAAEGARVYAADIDEQGLAALAATTNGSIATARCDVTRTEDIKALMDRAAAETGGIDVVFNNAGAGGDRATIDEIEPAGWDRTMDLLLRSVAFGIRYAVPHMIGRPGAAIVNTSSVAAVGPGYSPTAYAVAKAGVLHLTKCAAADLAKHQIRVNAVQPGFINTNIFTRSLEMPAELEAQAKGAIAMMSQSAQPVARGGQPDDISDAVLFLASDAAGFVTGTSLIVDGGITIGPRHSWDPAMPGMFDALQQMADAGQPA; from the coding sequence ATGCGCTTCGAAGGAAAGACCGTTGTCGTAACGGGTGCCGCCTCGGGAATCGGCCGCGCCACCGCGCTCAAGTTTGCCGCGGAAGGCGCGCGCGTCTATGCGGCGGACATCGACGAACAGGGCCTTGCCGCGCTGGCGGCGACCACCAACGGCAGCATCGCCACCGCGCGGTGCGACGTGACCCGGACCGAGGACATCAAGGCGCTGATGGACCGCGCCGCCGCCGAAACCGGCGGAATCGACGTGGTGTTCAACAATGCCGGCGCGGGCGGCGATCGCGCCACGATCGACGAGATCGAGCCGGCCGGCTGGGACCGCACGATGGACCTGCTGCTGCGGTCGGTGGCGTTCGGCATCCGCTATGCCGTCCCGCACATGATCGGCCGCCCGGGCGCGGCGATCGTCAACACTTCCTCGGTCGCGGCGGTCGGGCCGGGCTATTCGCCCACCGCCTATGCCGTCGCCAAGGCCGGGGTGCTGCACCTGACCAAGTGCGCGGCGGCGGACCTCGCCAAACACCAGATCCGCGTCAACGCGGTGCAGCCGGGCTTCATCAACACCAACATCTTCACCCGTTCGCTGGAAATGCCGGCCGAACTGGAAGCGCAGGCCAAGGGCGCGATCGCGATGATGTCGCAAAGCGCTCAGCCGGTGGCGCGCGGCGGCCAGCCGGACGACATCTCGGACGCCGTGCTGTTCCTGGCCAGCGACGCGGCCGGCTTCGTCACCGGCACCTCGCTGATCGTCGATGGCGGCATCACCATCGGCCCGCGCCACAGCTGGGACCCCGCCATGCCGGGGATGTTCGACGCCCTGCAGCAGATGGCAGACGCCGGGCAGCCGGCGTGA
- a CDS encoding MFS transporter translates to MIPIEGRVPTRTAAFAGLGSVAYGIKDNGFSTFLLLFYNQVLGMDARLVSLALLIALVFDGLVDPLVGHVSDRTRTRFGRRLPFLYLAPIPLGIAWVLLWSPTGAPSFATLLVSAILVRGLVAACEVPSAALVAEISRDYDERTRLTRFRFVFAWGGGLLMLLLAYGVFLPNAMLAREGYRAFGIAGAILMAGCVLGSAVGLHRTIAGWPPQQTAPGKGLLGSLGEIRESFSHPACLVVMAGIACAMTSQGITFALSNYLYLYVWRFTPTALQIFPVVLFGSVIGASLLAGPAQRRWGKAGAVAATAPLGMLFWVGPLLLRYFDLWAADGSTPALVAMFVCTLLANTFTVTSSIALWSMVADVVEASEEQTGRRSEGTLSAGAFLASKCATGLGIFAAGLLLSYAQLQPNARPDAVPALVIDKLSFAYAVCTALLAIATATIALRFPIDRAAHEARLALLDKLAQSDPDAGGLHP, encoded by the coding sequence GTGATCCCGATAGAAGGCCGCGTTCCGACGCGGACCGCGGCGTTTGCCGGGCTTGGCAGCGTGGCCTATGGGATCAAGGACAACGGCTTCTCCACCTTCCTGCTGCTGTTTTACAACCAGGTGCTGGGCATGGACGCCCGGCTCGTCAGCCTGGCGCTGCTGATCGCGCTGGTGTTCGACGGGCTCGTCGATCCGCTGGTCGGCCATGTCAGCGATCGCACGCGCACGCGTTTCGGCCGCCGCCTGCCGTTCCTCTACCTTGCCCCGATCCCGCTGGGGATCGCGTGGGTCCTGCTGTGGTCGCCCACCGGCGCGCCCAGTTTCGCCACGCTGCTGGTCTCGGCCATTCTCGTGCGCGGGCTGGTCGCGGCCTGCGAAGTGCCCTCGGCCGCGCTGGTCGCGGAAATCAGCCGCGATTACGACGAGCGCACCCGGCTTACCCGCTTCCGCTTCGTCTTCGCCTGGGGCGGCGGCCTGCTGATGCTGCTGCTGGCCTATGGCGTGTTCCTGCCCAACGCGATGCTGGCCCGCGAAGGTTATCGCGCGTTCGGCATCGCCGGGGCGATCCTGATGGCCGGCTGCGTGCTGGGTTCGGCCGTGGGCCTGCACCGCACTATCGCCGGCTGGCCGCCGCAACAGACCGCCCCCGGCAAGGGACTGCTCGGCTCGCTGGGCGAGATCCGCGAAAGCTTCTCGCACCCCGCCTGCCTGGTGGTGATGGCCGGCATCGCCTGCGCCATGACCAGCCAGGGCATCACCTTCGCGCTGTCGAACTACCTGTACCTCTACGTCTGGCGGTTCACGCCCACGGCGCTCCAGATCTTTCCGGTCGTGCTGTTCGGCAGCGTGATCGGCGCCTCGCTGCTCGCCGGCCCGGCGCAACGGCGCTGGGGCAAGGCGGGCGCGGTGGCGGCCACCGCGCCGCTGGGCATGCTGTTCTGGGTCGGCCCCCTGCTGCTGCGCTATTTCGATCTCTGGGCGGCGGACGGCAGCACGCCGGCGCTGGTGGCGATGTTCGTCTGCACGCTGCTGGCCAACACGTTCACGGTGACCTCCTCGATCGCGCTGTGGTCGATGGTGGCCGATGTGGTGGAAGCGTCGGAGGAACAGACCGGGCGCCGGTCCGAAGGGACGCTCTCGGCCGGGGCGTTCCTCGCCTCCAAGTGCGCTACCGGCCTGGGCATCTTCGCCGCCGGGCTGCTGCTCAGCTATGCGCAGTTGCAGCCCAACGCTCGGCCCGACGCGGTGCCGGCGCTGGTGATAGACAAGCTGAGCTTCGCCTACGCCGTCTGCACCGCCCTGCTCGCCATCGCGACCGCCACGATCGCGCTGCGCTTCCCGATCGATCGCGCCGCCCACGAAGCGCGGCTCGCCCTGCTCGACAAGCTGGCGCAGAGCGATCCCGACGCGGGAGGACTGCATCCTTAA
- a CDS encoding acyl-CoA dehydrogenase family protein has translation MDFDPTERQVYWRDRVRQFIEGHVRPRNAEFKAEKNSGDRWKVIQVLEEEKARAKAQGIWNLFMPPQSGRAHVDDSFTFEGPGLTNLEYALCAEEMGRVGWASETFNCSAPDTGNMEVLHRYGTRDQKDEWLKPLMNGEIRSAFLMTEPQVASSDATNIETSIRREGDEYVINGRKWWSSGAGDPRCKIAIVMGKTDFEAKRHQQQSMVLMPLDAPGVTIERFLPVFGYDDAPHGHMEIRLDNVRIPASNILLGEGRGFEIAQGRLGPGRIHHCMRTIGVAEEAIAKMAKRLQSRVAFGKRVSEHSIWEQRIAQARIDIDMTRLLCLKAADMMDKVGNKAAALEIAMIKVQAPNMALRIIDDAIQAHGGGGVSEDFGLAESYAHMRTLRLADGPDEVHNRAIARIEFARHAEGPQGDRGFSSGDLGVAR, from the coding sequence ATGGATTTCGACCCCACAGAACGCCAGGTCTATTGGCGTGACCGCGTACGCCAGTTCATCGAGGGCCATGTCCGCCCGCGCAACGCGGAGTTCAAGGCCGAAAAGAACAGCGGCGATCGCTGGAAGGTGATCCAGGTCCTTGAGGAGGAAAAGGCCCGCGCCAAGGCGCAGGGCATCTGGAACCTGTTCATGCCGCCGCAGTCCGGCCGTGCCCATGTGGACGACAGCTTCACCTTCGAAGGCCCCGGCCTCACCAACCTCGAATACGCGCTCTGCGCCGAGGAAATGGGCCGCGTGGGCTGGGCCAGCGAAACCTTCAACTGCTCCGCGCCGGATACCGGCAACATGGAAGTGCTGCACCGCTACGGCACGCGCGACCAGAAGGACGAATGGCTCAAGCCGCTGATGAACGGCGAAATCCGTTCCGCCTTCCTGATGACCGAGCCGCAGGTCGCCTCATCCGACGCCACCAATATCGAAACCTCGATCCGCCGCGAAGGCGATGAATACGTCATCAACGGGCGCAAGTGGTGGTCCTCGGGCGCGGGCGATCCGCGCTGCAAGATCGCCATCGTCATGGGCAAGACCGATTTCGAGGCGAAGCGCCACCAGCAGCAGTCGATGGTGCTGATGCCGCTGGACGCGCCGGGCGTGACGATCGAGCGCTTCCTGCCGGTGTTCGGCTATGACGACGCGCCGCACGGCCACATGGAAATCCGGCTGGACAACGTGCGCATTCCGGCCTCGAACATCCTGCTGGGCGAAGGGCGCGGGTTCGAGATCGCGCAGGGCCGCCTCGGGCCGGGCCGCATCCACCACTGCATGCGCACGATCGGCGTGGCGGAAGAAGCCATCGCTAAGATGGCCAAGCGGCTGCAATCGCGCGTCGCCTTCGGCAAGCGCGTGTCCGAACATTCGATCTGGGAACAGCGCATCGCGCAGGCCCGCATCGACATCGACATGACCCGCCTGCTCTGCCTGAAGGCGGCGGACATGATGGACAAGGTGGGCAACAAGGCCGCCGCGCTGGAAATCGCGATGATCAAGGTGCAGGCCCCCAACATGGCGCTGCGCATCATCGACGATGCGATCCAGGCGCACGGCGGCGGCGGCGTTTCCGAAGACTTCGGCCTCGCTGAGAGCTATGCCCACATGCGCACGCTGCGGCTGGCCGACGGCCCGGACGAAGTTCACAACCGCGCCATCGCGCGCATCGAGTTCGCCCGCCACGCGGAAGGCCCGCAGGGCGATCGCGGCTTTAGCTCGGGCGATCTGGGCGTGGCGCGCTAG
- a CDS encoding Zn-dependent alcohol dehydrogenase, with amino-acid sequence MKAAILEKPGQPLEIDRLAIAKPGPHEVLIRTAACGLCHSDLHFIEGTYPHPLPAVPGHEAAGIVEAVGSEVRTVKKGDAVVTCLSAFCGHCEFCVTGRMALCLGGDTRRGAGEAPRLTRASDGSAVNQMLNLSAFAEMMLVHEHACVAINPDMPLDRAAVIGCAVTTGAGAVFNACKVTPGETVAVVGCGGVGLATVNAAKIAGAGRIIAADPMPEKRELAKKLGATDVVDAMAPDAAKQILELTRGGVDHAIEAVGRPASGELAVKSLRRGGTATILGMMPLNHAVALPAMDLLSGKKLQGAIMGMNRFPVDLPRLVDFYMRGLLDLDTIIAERIPLEGINEGFEKMKQGHSARSVIVFDQ; translated from the coding sequence ATGAAAGCCGCCATTCTCGAAAAGCCTGGCCAGCCGCTGGAAATCGACCGGCTCGCCATCGCCAAGCCCGGCCCGCATGAGGTGCTGATCCGCACGGCGGCCTGCGGCCTGTGCCATTCGGACCTCCATTTCATCGAAGGCACCTATCCCCACCCGCTGCCCGCCGTGCCGGGCCATGAAGCCGCCGGCATCGTGGAGGCGGTGGGCAGCGAAGTCCGCACCGTGAAGAAGGGCGATGCGGTCGTCACCTGCCTGTCCGCCTTCTGCGGGCACTGCGAATTCTGCGTGACCGGCCGCATGGCGCTGTGCCTGGGCGGCGACACGCGGCGGGGCGCCGGCGAAGCGCCGCGCCTGACCCGCGCCAGCGACGGCAGCGCGGTCAACCAGATGCTCAACCTGTCCGCCTTCGCGGAAATGATGCTGGTGCACGAACACGCCTGCGTCGCGATCAATCCGGACATGCCGCTCGATCGCGCGGCGGTGATAGGCTGCGCGGTGACCACCGGCGCGGGCGCGGTGTTCAACGCCTGCAAGGTGACGCCGGGCGAAACCGTGGCCGTGGTCGGCTGCGGCGGCGTGGGCCTTGCCACGGTCAACGCCGCGAAGATCGCCGGCGCGGGGCGGATCATTGCCGCTGACCCGATGCCGGAAAAGCGCGAACTGGCGAAGAAGCTGGGCGCGACCGACGTGGTCGACGCCATGGCCCCCGATGCGGCCAAGCAAATCCTCGAACTGACCAGGGGCGGCGTCGATCACGCGATCGAGGCGGTGGGACGGCCGGCTTCGGGCGAACTCGCGGTCAAGTCGCTGCGCCGGGGTGGCACCGCCACGATCCTGGGCATGATGCCGCTGAACCACGCGGTCGCCCTGCCGGCGATGGACCTGCTTTCGGGCAAGAAGCTGCAAGGCGCGATCATGGGCATGAACCGCTTCCCGGTGGACCTGCCGCGCCTGGTCGATTTCTACATGCGCGGCCTGCTCGATCTCGACACGATCATTGCCGAGCGCATTCCGCTGGAAGGGATCAACGAAGGCTTCGAGAAGATGAAGCAGGGCCATTCCGCCCGTTCGGTGATCGTGTTCGACCAATGA
- a CDS encoding phosphotransferase family protein gives MSEPAPIDAQAAFTGTVVPEGADRLDEARLTEWFAANVAGFRGPLTVRKFKGGQSNPTYRIDAPSGSYVLRRKPFGKLLPSAHAVDREHRVQAGLAKTGFPVAPQYGLCTDDSVVGSMFYVMSMVEGRTIWDGAMPGATPDFRRQTYHAMIDTLAALHGADIAAAGLSDFGKPGNYFGRQVDRWTKQYKLAETEHMDVMERLIAWLPATLPEQTRTSVVHGDYRIDNMIFAPTEARVAAVLDWELSTLGDPLADFTYVALAWVTENGGRSGVMDLDRKALGIPELDEIVERYCAATGRDGVPDLNWYFAYNFFRLAGIIQGIKKRVIDGTASSAHARQMSERVTPLAETAWSFAVKAGA, from the coding sequence ATGAGCGAACCGGCCCCGATCGACGCCCAGGCCGCCTTTACCGGAACGGTCGTGCCCGAAGGGGCCGACCGGCTCGACGAAGCGCGCCTGACCGAATGGTTCGCGGCCAACGTGGCGGGCTTCCGGGGGCCGCTGACGGTGCGCAAGTTCAAGGGCGGGCAATCCAACCCGACCTATCGCATCGACGCGCCGTCGGGCAGCTACGTGCTGCGGCGCAAGCCGTTCGGCAAGCTGCTGCCCTCCGCGCACGCGGTCGATCGCGAACACCGCGTCCAGGCCGGGCTGGCGAAGACCGGGTTCCCGGTGGCGCCGCAATACGGCCTGTGCACCGACGATTCGGTGGTCGGATCGATGTTCTACGTCATGAGCATGGTCGAAGGCCGCACGATCTGGGACGGCGCCATGCCCGGCGCCACGCCCGATTTCCGCCGCCAGACCTACCACGCCATGATCGACACGCTGGCGGCGCTGCACGGCGCGGACATCGCGGCGGCGGGGCTTTCGGATTTCGGCAAGCCCGGCAACTACTTCGGCCGGCAGGTCGATCGCTGGACCAAGCAGTACAAGCTGGCCGAAACCGAACACATGGACGTGATGGAGCGGCTGATCGCGTGGCTCCCCGCCACGCTGCCCGAACAGACGCGCACCTCGGTGGTCCACGGCGATTACCGCATCGACAACATGATCTTCGCGCCCACCGAGGCCCGCGTCGCCGCCGTGCTGGACTGGGAACTGTCCACGCTGGGCGATCCACTGGCCGATTTCACCTATGTCGCGCTCGCCTGGGTGACCGAGAACGGCGGCCGGTCGGGCGTGATGGACCTAGACCGCAAGGCGCTGGGCATTCCCGAACTGGACGAGATCGTCGAACGCTACTGCGCCGCCACCGGCCGCGATGGCGTGCCCGATCTGAACTGGTACTTCGCCTACAACTTCTTCCGCCTGGCCGGGATCATCCAGGGCATCAAGAAGCGCGTGATCGATGGCACCGCTTCCAGCGCGCATGCCCGGCAGATGTCGGAACGGGTCACGCCGCTCGCCGAAACGGCGTGGTCCTTCGCGGTCAAGGCCGGGGCCTGA
- a CDS encoding lmo0937 family membrane protein, with translation MLMTIAVVLLVLWLLGVFVFKITAGLIHVVLVVAIIVGLVQLFTGRRA, from the coding sequence ATGCTGATGACAATCGCCGTCGTGCTGCTCGTTCTGTGGCTGCTCGGCGTGTTCGTGTTCAAGATCACCGCGGGCCTGATCCATGTGGTGCTGGTGGTGGCGATCATCGTCGGCCTCGTCCAGCTGTTCACCGGTCGCAGAGCCTAG
- a CDS encoding hydrolase produces the protein MQQLSATERDLVGRFNADAMLSQVQAWSAVNTGTRNLEGLARQWDLLAEAFSDLPGDIRKVEPARVTAIAADGREEDVGHGAHFVLSVRPQAARRYLLTGHMDTVFPAIHAFQQQRWLDDETLNGPGVADMKGGIAVILAALAAFETSVAAGNVGYDVMINSDEETGSLASAALIAELARGKAAALTYEPSALPDGTLAGARAGSGNFSLIITGRSAHAGRNPQDGRNAIVAAADLALRLKHMETATLSVNPARIDGGSANNVVPDHAVLRFNIRPRAVTDADRFAVALRGLIAEIEREHEVSIHLHGGLSRPPKPLDPPAEALFGLVRDCGAALGQPIRWQSSGGVCDGNNIAALGVPVVDTMGVRGGAIHSPDEFLIVSSLAERAALSALVLHRLSGGN, from the coding sequence ATGCAACAGCTTTCAGCGACAGAACGCGATCTCGTCGGCCGCTTCAACGCCGACGCCATGCTTTCGCAAGTGCAGGCGTGGAGCGCGGTCAACACCGGCACGCGCAATCTGGAAGGGCTGGCTCGGCAGTGGGATCTGCTGGCGGAGGCCTTTTCCGATCTGCCGGGAGATATCCGCAAGGTTGAACCCGCGCGGGTGACCGCCATCGCGGCGGACGGGCGCGAGGAAGACGTGGGCCACGGGGCTCATTTCGTGCTCTCGGTCCGCCCACAGGCCGCGCGGCGCTATCTGCTGACCGGGCACATGGACACCGTGTTCCCGGCCATCCACGCCTTCCAGCAGCAGCGCTGGCTGGACGACGAGACGCTTAACGGCCCCGGCGTTGCCGACATGAAAGGCGGGATCGCGGTGATCCTGGCCGCGCTCGCCGCGTTCGAAACCAGCGTGGCGGCCGGCAACGTCGGCTACGACGTGATGATCAACTCGGACGAGGAGACCGGCAGCCTCGCCTCCGCCGCGCTGATCGCGGAACTGGCGCGCGGCAAGGCGGCGGCGCTGACCTATGAACCCTCTGCCTTGCCCGATGGCACGCTGGCCGGCGCGCGCGCGGGCAGCGGCAACTTTTCGCTGATCATCACCGGCCGCTCCGCCCACGCCGGGCGCAATCCGCAGGACGGGCGCAACGCGATCGTCGCGGCCGCCGATCTCGCCCTGCGGCTCAAGCACATGGAAACGGCCACGCTTTCGGTCAATCCCGCGCGGATCGACGGCGGTTCGGCCAACAACGTGGTGCCCGATCACGCGGTGCTGCGCTTCAACATTCGCCCGCGCGCGGTGACCGATGCCGATCGCTTCGCCGTGGCGCTGCGCGGCCTGATCGCCGAGATCGAGCGCGAGCATGAAGTCTCCATCCACCTCCACGGTGGCCTCTCGCGTCCGCCCAAGCCGCTCGATCCCCCGGCCGAGGCGCTGTTCGGGCTGGTCCGCGATTGCGGCGCGGCGCTGGGGCAACCGATCCGCTGGCAAAGTTCGGGCGGGGTCTGCGATGGCAACAACATCGCCGCGCTGGGCGTGCCCGTGGTGGACACGATGGGTGTGCGCGGCGGCGCGATCCATTCGCCCGACGAATTCCTGATCGTATCCTCGCTGGCGGAACGCGCGGCCTTGTCCGCGCTGGTCCTTCACCGGCTTTCCGGAGGCAACTGA
- a CDS encoding arginine N-succinyltransferase, with product MTHRIRAASAQDLQHLYEMAKLTGGGFTNLPPDRKALQAKLDRSAEAYGTEETGGDELFVLVLEDIETGEVRGTAQLFTRVGLQWPFYSYRMATLTQHSKELGRTFRAEMLNLVTDLEGSSEVGGLFLHPSERAGGLGMLLARSRYLFIAMHRPRFSDRILAELRGIIDERGGSPFWDGVAGRFFGMSFQEADYFNAINGNQFIADLMPKHPVYIAMLPDSARSAIGLPHPSGRAAMRMLEGEGFANEGYFDIFDGGPTMTARTDRVKSIAEARHVQVARVCPPDNPKKALAATGHLSTFRCTFAEIGEDGDGVTLDPMAAAALDVREGDMIWHVER from the coding sequence ATGACGCACCGTATCCGCGCCGCCAGCGCGCAGGACCTCCAGCACTTGTACGAGATGGCCAAGCTGACCGGCGGCGGCTTCACCAACCTGCCGCCCGACCGCAAGGCGCTGCAGGCCAAGCTCGACCGCTCGGCCGAAGCCTATGGCACCGAGGAAACGGGCGGCGACGAACTGTTCGTGCTGGTGCTGGAGGACATCGAGACCGGCGAAGTGCGCGGCACCGCGCAGCTGTTCACGCGCGTCGGTCTGCAGTGGCCGTTCTATTCCTATCGCATGGCCACGCTGACCCAGCATTCCAAGGAACTGGGCCGCACCTTCCGCGCCGAAATGCTCAACCTCGTCACCGATCTCGAAGGGTCGAGCGAGGTCGGCGGGCTGTTCCTGCACCCGTCCGAGCGCGCCGGTGGCCTCGGCATGTTGCTGGCGCGCAGCCGCTACCTGTTCATCGCCATGCACCGCCCGCGTTTTTCCGACCGCATCCTGGCCGAATTGCGCGGCATCATCGACGAACGCGGCGGATCGCCTTTCTGGGATGGCGTAGCCGGGCGCTTCTTCGGCATGAGCTTCCAGGAAGCGGACTATTTCAACGCCATCAACGGCAACCAGTTCATCGCCGATCTGATGCCCAAGCACCCGGTCTATATCGCGATGCTGCCCGATTCGGCGCGCAGCGCGATCGGCCTGCCCCACCCCTCCGGCCGTGCCGCGATGCGCATGCTGGAAGGCGAAGGCTTTGCCAACGAAGGCTATTTCGACATCTTCGATGGCGGCCCGACGATGACCGCGCGCACCGACCGGGTGAAATCGATCGCCGAGGCGCGCCATGTGCAAGTGGCGCGGGTCTGCCCGCCCGACAATCCGAAGAAGGCGCTCGCCGCCACCGGCCACCTTTCCACCTTCCGCTGCACCTTCGCGGAAATCGGGGAGGATGGTGACGGGGTGACGCTCGATCCCATGGCCGCCGCCGCGCTGGACGTGCGCGAGGGCGACATGATCTGGCATGTGGAACGCTAA
- a CDS encoding N-succinylarginine dihydrolase, with product MKLVEINFDGIVGPSHNYAGLSLGNLASASHAGDVSYPRAAALQGVAKMRHNLALGLAQGFFAPLPRPNPALLDAMGLTAIDEGDPVQRRLRAAAWSASSMWTANAATVSPAPDTADGRCHLTPANLVTMLHRSQEWPDTARQLALAFADTAHFALHGAVPPCFGDEGAANHMRMAARHDAPGIEIFVYGRTGGAFPARQHEQASRAVARLHGLDPDRALFIEQAPEAIAAGAFHNDVVAVANERVLFTHEQAFADPEGAYAAIRAKLPEAEIVIVPAAAVSLADAIRSYLFNAQLLTLPDGDMGLVIPLEAWENPAVRGWLDGMLAGNGPIRRVLPVDVRQSMANGGGPACLRLRVVADPATVDPRFLLDEAKADRIEATIARLWPEQIDPADLGRETLVTTVRAARAGLLDALELDALA from the coding sequence GTGAAACTGGTGGAAATCAACTTCGACGGCATCGTCGGCCCGAGCCACAACTACGCGGGGCTGAGCCTTGGCAACCTCGCCTCGGCCAGCCACGCCGGCGATGTCTCCTATCCCCGCGCCGCCGCGCTGCAGGGCGTGGCCAAGATGCGGCACAACCTGGCGCTGGGGCTGGCGCAGGGCTTCTTCGCGCCGCTGCCCCGGCCCAATCCCGCGCTGCTGGACGCCATGGGCCTGACCGCGATCGACGAAGGCGATCCGGTGCAGCGTCGGCTGCGCGCGGCGGCGTGGTCGGCCTCGTCGATGTGGACCGCCAACGCCGCCACCGTCAGCCCCGCGCCCGATACCGCCGACGGGCGCTGCCACCTGACCCCCGCCAACCTCGTGACGATGCTCCACCGCTCGCAGGAATGGCCGGACACCGCGCGCCAGCTCGCGCTCGCCTTTGCCGACACGGCGCACTTCGCGCTCCACGGCGCGGTTCCGCCGTGCTTCGGCGATGAAGGCGCGGCCAACCACATGCGCATGGCCGCGCGACATGACGCACCGGGCATCGAGATCTTCGTCTATGGCCGCACCGGCGGCGCGTTTCCGGCGCGCCAGCACGAACAGGCGAGCCGCGCTGTCGCCCGGCTGCACGGACTCGATCCGGACCGCGCGCTGTTCATCGAGCAGGCGCCCGAGGCGATCGCCGCCGGCGCCTTCCACAACGACGTGGTCGCCGTCGCCAACGAACGCGTGCTGTTCACCCACGAACAGGCCTTCGCCGATCCCGAAGGCGCCTATGCCGCGATCCGCGCGAAACTGCCCGAGGCGGAGATCGTGATCGTGCCGGCCGCCGCGGTGAGCCTGGCCGACGCGATCCGCAGCTATCTGTTCAACGCGCAGCTGCTGACGCTGCCCGATGGCGACATGGGCCTGGTGATCCCGCTGGAAGCCTGGGAGAATCCCGCCGTGCGCGGCTGGCTGGACGGGATGCTGGCGGGCAACGGCCCGATCCGCCGCGTGCTGCCGGTGGACGTGCGGCAATCGATGGCCAACGGCGGCGGCCCCGCCTGCCTGCGGCTGCGCGTGGTGGCCGATCCCGCCACGGTCGATCCGCGCTTCCTGCTGGACGAGGCGAAGGCCGACCGGATCGAGGCCACGATCGCCCGGCTCTGGCCCGAACAGATCGACCCGGCCGATCTCGGCCGCGAAACGCTCGTCACCACGGTGCGCGCGGCGCGGGCCGGTCTGCTTGATGCGCTGGAGCTTGACGCACTGGCCTGA